The following is a genomic window from Synechococcales cyanobacterium T60_A2020_003.
TCGTTTACGGCAGCTTTTGCAGAGGTAATTCTGGATCGGTGTTCCATCTTGGAGGGGATGCTTACCGTTTTTGACCCCCTGCTGGCTTTGACAAGGAGGGCAGGGCATCGCTAGAACTGGTTCACTACCTTTTCATTCTATCCATCACTTATTAGGCGACCAGTGCCCTAGCGTAACCCAACAGAATAAAGGCTAGAGTTGGGTTCCACGTTGTTTCACCCAACCTACTAGAAAAGATATGTCAGTCAACCAGGCCTCGATAGTTCTTCGGAAGCAGTCAACCTTGTTCCAGTTATTGTTAACCTCGCAAAGTTACTGAATATTAAGGTTGTTGCTGAGGGGGTTGAAACGCTAGAACAGGCACGCTATTTACAGGAATTGGATTGTCAATTTGGGCAGGGGTACCTATTTGCAAAACCTACGAATGCAACACAAATGAGTCATCTCCTAGCGGAGAACATGAGTTGGTTAGTGCACCATTAATCTTGAAATAGTGACTGCTTAATGAAGGAAAGTTCGCACGCTACATTAGCAAATCGGCTCTTGGATCAAAACTTTCCATGAGCCTGAGTTTTTCGTATAGATCCCGTTCTTGTTGCGTCAGATCACGGGGCACCGCAATGTAAACTTCAACAACTTGGTCGCCACGCCGTCCATCGATCGGGAATCCTTTGCCAGCTAGACGGAGCTTCTGTCCTGGACGCGTTCCCGATGGTATCGACATACTCACCCATCCGTCGAGGGTCGGTACGTCAATCGAACCGCCCAAAACGGCTTCGCTAGGCGTAATCGGCACTTGGCACAGAATATCCGCGCCGCTGAGCTTAAAGAAAGGATGGGGTTCAACTTCAATCTTGAGAAATAAATCACCCCCATTAACGCCTTGATCGCGAATCCGCACCTTTTGCCCAGTGACCATTCCCGCAGGCATATTGACCTCCAGCGATCGCCCATTTTCCAGGCGAATTCGTTCCCGTCCGCCAGAATAGGCTCGTTCTAGCGGAATGACCAATCGGGCTTCAATATCATTGCGGGCGGGTGGACGTTGGCTAACGGTGTAGCTTTTCTTGCTGGTACCGGGACGATAGGTATCTTCGGATTGGGATTGGGACGGGGGAGAAGCCGTGGCCGTACTGCCTGCACTGGCTTTGCGGACGGTGCGAACGCGACTAGAGGGTTCTTGAGCCGGAGCGTGTTGACGGTTGAGCAATTGATCGACAAAGGTATTGAAATCGGGAAACTGGCTATAGTCCATGTCTCCCGCTGCTTTTTGCGATCGCCCCCCCTTCCAAAATTCGCCCTTTTTCCAGAAGCGGCTAAATTTCTCATACTGCGATCGCTTATCCTCATCGGACAAGACCTCGTAGGCTTCTCCTATCTCTTTAAACTTTTCCTCGGCAGCCTTATCCCCTGGATTCAAATCCGGGTGATACTGACGCGCTAAGCTCCGGTATGCCTGCTTGATCTGATCCGGAGTGGCATCCCTGGCGACTCCCAGAATGTCGTAGTAGTTCCGAAAGTTTTGCATTAGGCGCTGCGTTCGTTAAGGAGTGGGTAGAGAGGTAAAGGAGTGGAGGGGTGGAGAAGAGTCTTTAAAGTCCCTCAGATGACGCTTGATCAAAGCCATTCGTCGTCATCGCCCCAATCGTCATCATAATAGTCGCGATTGGGACGGGGTTCAGCCGGGGGACGGCCTGACCGAGGCGCACGATTTTCCTGGCGATCGCGCCGAGAGGAACGATCCGTGGGCGCACCGTAGTCATCCCCATAGTCACCACCACCGTACGGGTCACGGGGGGGAGAGCCATTATTGTAAGGCTCCGGGGCATAGGAATCGCGGGAATAGGGATCGCGATCATAGGACTCACGCCCATAGGACTCATCTGAACGGTACGGATCACGGGAACTCGCAGGATAGCCTGATTCCTGACCATAGGAGGAACGGGAAGACGCAGGTGGGCTAGGAGGCTGACCATAGGGGTCGCGATCGTAGGTATCCCGCCGCGCATAGGGGTCGCGATCGTAGGTGTCCTGTCCTGCGTAGGGATCACGGTCGTATCCGCTGGTGCGATCGCGCGGGGTATCGTAGGTATCGCGCCGATTGGCGTAGGGATCGGGTGAGTCGTAGGGGGCGCGGCTGTAGGGTTGGGAGCGTTCTGGAGAATAGGGATCCCGACCATAGGCATTTTGGCTGTACCCTTTTTGCGGGTAGGGATCGCGATTGTAAAAGTCGCGATTGTAGTCTTGGGCGTAGGGATCGCGGTTGTAGGGAGGGCGGCGATTGTAGCGATCGTCAAAGAACAGATCGTCATCGTCATCTTTGCCCAAATTGGCGATGGTTCGGCGAATGGAACCGAAGAAGTCGTCATCGCCTTCCTCCTCCTTCGCGAACTGATACGCTTCTTGGCGCAGGTCGTACATGGCATCCTGCAATTCCGACTGGGTAAGGTCGATGCCGCGATCGTCGTTGCGTTGGATGCAGGCACGGAGTTCTTTAATTAGCGTTTCGATCCGGCGACGGTAGCTGCTAGCAAACTGCATCCCAAAGTCGAGCGCTACTTCGCGCAGCAAGCGTTCCGCTTGGAAAGTGAGGGTTTCGGCCTTGGTGCGTTTTTCAATGCGATCGCGTCGTTCCCGATCCACATCGGCGTATTTCTCGGCATCGGCAATCATCTGCTGGATTTCCATCTCGCTCAGCGTCGATGCGCCTTGGATGGTGATGCCCTGTTCCCGACCCGTGGTTTTATCCAGAGCCGTCACCTGTAAGATGCCGTTGGCGTCAATGTCAAAGGACACCACAACTTGCGGTACGCCGCGAGGGGCAGGGGGAATGCCCATGAGCTTAAAGCGTCCCAGGGACTTGTTATCAGTCGCCATTTCTCGCTCGCCCTGGAGGACGTGGACTTCTACCATGGTTTGATTGTTTTCCGAGGTCGAGAAAATGTCCGATCGCCGCACGGGAATCGTAGTGTTGCGCGGAATCAGCTTTTTCATCACGCCACCAATCGTTTCCAGACCAATGGAGAGGGGCGTTACATCCAGGAGCAAAATATCCTTCACTTCCTGGTTGAGAATCCCCGCCTGAATCGCGGCTCCTACGGCTACAACTTCATCGGGATTCACGTTTTGGTTCGGTTCGATATTGATGAGCGATCGCACCAGATTTTGCACCATCGGCATCCGGCTGGCGCCCCCCACCAGCACCACTTCATCAATCCGCATCGGGTTGAGTCCAGCATCGGCAAGCGCCTGTTTCACTGGGATGCGCAGGCGTTCCACGAGGTCATAGCAGAGAGCTTCAAACTGTTCCCGACTGAGGCGGGTTTCAATATGCTTGGGGCCATCTGCCGTCGCAATGATAAAGGGCAGGTTGATTTCGGTGACGCCAACACCCGATAGCTCAATCTTGGCCTTTTCCGCCGCTTCCATTAACCGCTGCAAAGCTTGGCGATCGCGCCGGAGATCAATCCCTTCTCGCTGCTGAAACTCATCGGCCAGCCAGTCTACAATCCGGCGATCGAAATCCGCCCCCCCTAGTTGCGTATCCCCGCTCGTGGCCTTGACCTCGAAGACGCCACCGCCCGTTTCTAGGATGGACACATCAAAGGTGCCACCCCCGAGGTCAAACACCAGAATCGTTTCATTTTGCCGACGCTCTAATCCGTAGGCAAGGGCAGCGGCAGTCGGTTCGTTGATAATCCGCTTGACCTCTAACCCTGCAATGCGTCCGGCATCGCGGGTCGCCTGTCGCTGGGCATCGTTAAAGTAAGCGGGAACAGTGATGACGGCTCCGGTGATTGGCTCGCCCAGGTAACGGGCGGCTTCATCCACCAGCTTCCGCAGAATCATCGCCGACACTTCTTCGGGGGCAAAATCCTTTTCTAATCGGGGGCATTTGATTTTGACATTCCCCATTTCATCGCGTCGGATGGTGTAGGGAACCTGTTTGGCGACCGGATCCAGTTCACTATAACGGCGACCCATGAAGCGCTTGATGCCGTAGTAGGTATTTTGGGGATTGAGTACCGCTTGCCGTCGCGCCATTTGCCCCACGAGGCGATCGCCATCTTTGCTAAACGCCACCACGGATGGAGTCGTTCGCATCCCTTCGGCGTTGGCAATGACGACGGGCTTGCCCCCCTCCATCACGGCAACAACTGAGTTGGTAGTTCCCAAGTCAATTCCGACGACCTTGCCCATGCGCTGCGACGCTCCTCGCGTGTCCTTAATTAAACAAGTATTGCAAATCGTTGCTGCATCTATACTATCTTGCTACACAAACATCGCTTGTTCGTTATGCAGGTTCAATGGCAGAAGTGGGCATTACCGAATACGCCAATGGGAGGGCGATCGCACATAACTCATCTGGATAAAACCCCGGATTCTCAAAGAATCCGCAGGGTTGTTTCATGTTTTGGAGAGAAAAATGAGGTGGTCTAAGTTATGGGTAATTCATCTAATCCAGGCTTAGACCATGAATCTCATTGAGCAATTGAAGCATATTCCTGACCCCCGCGGCCGCCATGGGCAACGCTATCCATTCTGGGTGTTGCTTGTACTGGCCTTACTGGGTAGTTTTTGTGGGTACCGAGGGTACCATTCGTTAGCCACCTTCTGCCGCAAAAATGCCACTGAAATTCAAGCGGTGGTCGCTCTGCCTATAGACATCCCCATGCCCTGCATGTCCGCCTTTCGTCGGTTATTCCTACAGGTGAGCGATCAGGCACTAGCCGCTATCTTTCACCAGTGGTGCTTAAGCTTCATGCGTCCGAGTCCAGGCAGTTGGGTGGGAGGAGACGGTAAGAGCATTCGCTGCACCCGCACGGCCAAGGGAGCCAATTTCATCAGTACAGTAACCTTTAGTACTGGTAGTGGTAACGATTGTGAGCTTCCTCGTACGGCCAGATCCCCGTAGCCTGACCCCGGTCGTCAAAAACTCTATGATAGTCAATAAAAGCATCCACCTGAGCGCACTCAAGCGCACAAATGAACTCGTGGAGCAGTCTTATAGGATAGCACTGGCTCGTCATGTTGATTACCCAGTCAAAATCAATCCCGAGTTTATGCGCATGATCGAGCGCTGCAATGTAGGAACCCGGAAGCGAAAAATCGAGGCGACTGCCAGACAGAACATTGATGACATAGACATCAGATAAACCTTCAAATACCGACGCCTCAAGCACAAACTCTTCTTGGTTGTGACTAATCAAGACCGCTCCTGAGGGATCGGATTGCCGGATAGTCTGGACAAGTCGGGTAATCTGAGGCAAATTCTTAAACGTCTGGATCAGATATAAAATCCGCATCCATGCTCTCCTTGCACATTCTTAATGCATCTATGACCTCAAATAGCGGTAATTCGCAAGGTATAGAGAAAAGCTATGATTCTGAATGTTTTAGTCGGCCAAACATTTCAGGAACAGTTCTTTTGCTCCATACTTCGAGAAATAGCTCTACCTGTCTTTGAATACACTCAAAGCTAAATAAATCAGGAAAGGATGTCTGAACGGCTCAGGAAAATTCTTTTGACACACTTGAAATTTTGAAATTTTGGATCAACCACTCTGTTTAAGTTGACAAATAACTAAAAATATGGACTTAGCTATCCAAATCATTTCCGTCACCACTCCCACTCACCTCGACCAATTCCTCGACGTACCCGCCCACGTCTACACCAACGATCCCCACTGGGTTCCCCCCATCCGTAGCGGCATCGCCAAACAGCTTAGTCCCGACAACCTCTTTCGCCAATACGGAACCCTCCAAGCCTTCATCGCCCTAGCCCCCAACGGCACACCCGTCGGACGCATCGTCGCTGCCATCAACCAACGACTGATCGAACGCGAAGGGAAAGCCATCGGACTCTTCGGCTATTTTGAATGCATCCAAGACGAGGCGATCGCCCAAGCTCTCTTCAAGGCCGCCTGCGACTGGCTCAAGCAAAACGACATGGTCACCGTGCGTGGTCCCATCAACCTCTCCACCCACAACAGCAGCTTCTTCCTCGTTGATGGGTTCGACTCACCACCGATGATCATGATGCCCTACAACCCCTCCTACTACCCCCAATACATCGAAAACGCAGGCTGGACAAAAGCCAAAGACGCCTACGCCTACGACTTCGACCCCAGCAAAGCCCTCTCCGGGGAATTTGAAAAAGGCTACCGCATCGCCCTCAAATCCGGCGTCACCTTCCGCCCCATCCATACCAAGGGCGAAGGCTTCCAGCAAGATTGCCGCAGCCTCTACCGTCTCTTTACCACCGCCTTTGCTCCTAACTGGAGTTCTACCCCCCGCACTGAAGAGGAGTTCCTCGAAGAAGCCAAAGAACTCCAATCCCTTGTAGACCCAGACATCTTTCCTGTCGCCGAATACAACGGCGAAATGATCGGCTTCTTTATGGGTCTACCCGATTACAACATTGCCCTCAAACACGTCAACGGCAAGCTCGACCTCTGGGGCATCCTCAAATTCCTCTGGTATCGTCGCCAAATCGACCAATGCCGTGTGATTGCGATCGCCTCTTTGCCCGACTATCGCCGCAAACTTGTTCCCCTTGCCCTCATCTATCTCGGCATGAAAGGTAGCGTCAAAAAAGGCAAACCCTACCAACGCGCCGAACTATCCTGGGTGCTCGAAGACAACGCTCCCTCCCGTAAACTGATCGAAGCCTCTGGCGGCAAAATCTACAAAACCTATCGGATTTATGAGAAAGCGATCGGGTAGATTGCGTAGGGGGCGTTAGCGCCGTGTAACGCACCAAATCTCCAAGTTGTTTTACGCCCTAATCCATCTACAACTGCACCTCTATTCGGAGTCCCGATAGATGGGGCGCGGGGTGCTGCGTCATATACGAAGAGACCATAGCCTGAATTGTTTCGTAATATTCAAACGCCTGCACAAGCTGGCTCCAGCGCGGTGTCCCCTGAAAGCGGATACCTAAATTCTTTGCCGCCCGACGACACCCGTTGTAAGACCCGTAGCGCTCCTCCAGTTCGGCCTGCGTGAGCACAGCCGGGGCAGAGGTCGCAGGCAACATCATCTGCACTGGCGGTTCTGCCTGAGCGTCTGCTTGATCAACCTGCTGCTGTAACTCCTGGACGGCAACATGGGCAACGGTGTAGATCGCAGCAGCATTTTGAATATCCTGCTGCTGGTTCTGCTTCAGTTGGTCGAGAAGTTGGTTGATGCGTTTCTTGCCCATAATGCTTACCGATCGAGGAGCGATCGCCCAGTGGATGCCGGATCATCATACATCCAGGGATGTTCGCGTGCATCGGCCACTTTGTCCACCACTTCATCCTCATTGGCCGCAGGCAGAGACTCCAATGAAGGCTGAGAAAGAACAGGTTGTGTGCCGTCTTCATCGGTGCGCCATGCGGT
Proteins encoded in this region:
- a CDS encoding transposase family protein, which produces MNLIEQLKHIPDPRGRHGQRYPFWVLLVLALLGSFCGYRGYHSLATFCRKNATEIQAVVALPIDIPMPCMSAFRRLFLQVSDQALAAIFHQWCLSFMRPSPGSWVGGDGKSIRCTRTAKGANFISTVTFSTGSGNDCELPRTARSP
- a CDS encoding EAL domain-containing protein; its protein translation is MVNLAKLLNIKVVAEGVETLEQARYLQELDCQFGQGYLFAKPTNATQMSHLLAENMSWLVHH
- the dnaK gene encoding molecular chaperone DnaK; the encoded protein is MGKVVGIDLGTTNSVVAVMEGGKPVVIANAEGMRTTPSVVAFSKDGDRLVGQMARRQAVLNPQNTYYGIKRFMGRRYSELDPVAKQVPYTIRRDEMGNVKIKCPRLEKDFAPEEVSAMILRKLVDEAARYLGEPITGAVITVPAYFNDAQRQATRDAGRIAGLEVKRIINEPTAAALAYGLERRQNETILVFDLGGGTFDVSILETGGGVFEVKATSGDTQLGGADFDRRIVDWLADEFQQREGIDLRRDRQALQRLMEAAEKAKIELSGVGVTEINLPFIIATADGPKHIETRLSREQFEALCYDLVERLRIPVKQALADAGLNPMRIDEVVLVGGASRMPMVQNLVRSLINIEPNQNVNPDEVVAVGAAIQAGILNQEVKDILLLDVTPLSIGLETIGGVMKKLIPRNTTIPVRRSDIFSTSENNQTMVEVHVLQGEREMATDNKSLGRFKLMGIPPAPRGVPQVVVSFDIDANGILQVTALDKTTGREQGITIQGASTLSEMEIQQMIADAEKYADVDRERRDRIEKRTKAETLTFQAERLLREVALDFGMQFASSYRRRIETLIKELRACIQRNDDRGIDLTQSELQDAMYDLRQEAYQFAKEEEGDDDFFGSIRRTIANLGKDDDDDLFFDDRYNRRPPYNRDPYAQDYNRDFYNRDPYPQKGYSQNAYGRDPYSPERSQPYSRAPYDSPDPYANRRDTYDTPRDRTSGYDRDPYAGQDTYDRDPYARRDTYDRDPYGQPPSPPASSRSSYGQESGYPASSRDPYRSDESYGRESYDRDPYSRDSYAPEPYNNGSPPRDPYGGGDYGDDYGAPTDRSSRRDRQENRAPRSGRPPAEPRPNRDYYDDDWGDDDEWL
- a CDS encoding J domain-containing protein, whose translation is MQNFRNYYDILGVARDATPDQIKQAYRSLARQYHPDLNPGDKAAEEKFKEIGEAYEVLSDEDKRSQYEKFSRFWKKGEFWKGGRSQKAAGDMDYSQFPDFNTFVDQLLNRQHAPAQEPSSRVRTVRKASAGSTATASPPSQSQSEDTYRPGTSKKSYTVSQRPPARNDIEARLVIPLERAYSGGRERIRLENGRSLEVNMPAGMVTGQKVRIRDQGVNGGDLFLKIEVEPHPFFKLSGADILCQVPITPSEAVLGGSIDVPTLDGWVSMSIPSGTRPGQKLRLAGKGFPIDGRRGDQVVEVYIAVPRDLTQQERDLYEKLRLMESFDPRADLLM